One window of Pseudacidobacterium ailaaui genomic DNA carries:
- a CDS encoding bifunctional YncE family protein/alkaline phosphatase family protein gives MKKDLLLLLLCGACAAQTIPLPTSKKLMEPVPGSPQRLNSLPMMMAWSPDHRHLAMVNAGYGTVESSYAQSIAVLDTETQKLADFPQEQTAPGSAQTLYNGLAFSLDGSHLYASLDSLAQPESGNVIAVYRYDGTTLQFERNITVPLQKLAAGHVQNPLGGNVPAGMAIPVPTGLAVVKGQSGGEEVLVADEFSDDVLLMDAASGKVLERFDFADHAMVPSEYPITVIASRDSRRAFVALWNGSAVAELDLHQGKIVQKLALLPPDKATSPGSHPAALVLSPDEKVLYVALANRDAVAAVRLHGEKMQLAGMYNTQLPGQRYFGAIPEALALSEDGRTLYVANGGSDAVAVFATSELKPGAMTEAKGFLPTEWFPTALAVKGGHLYVAAGKGRGTAANVAPQPLPERTWGQTRRVRRPHTYIATMLHGSLADVDLEQAQRELPRLTSEVLASNMMEAASQHLQFAGGTNPIHHVIYIIKENRTYDQIFGDLGVGNGDPSLTMYGKSITPNLHKLALQFGVLDNFYDSGEVSGDGHVWSNAAISSDYTEKTWQQAYRGSARVYDFEGIVEKGNPYREGIPDVNEPASSYIWTDLAKHGKTLYHFGEYIATTFCQEETEQAREKSPLAGTPEPAPEQCAAPVIHPGQPIPANYGGGVSRYPWDIPLIAKNVATKPELEGHFDPQYPDFELAFPDQLRVEEFLTHFRRWVAERKQGQDTMPDFVMLRLPNDHTAGTRPGMPTPRASIADNDLAVGRAVEAVSHSPYWDDTAFFILEDDAQDGADHVDAHRSTALIISKYAPRHAQPLVDSNFYTTVSFLRTMEDLLGIPPMNNNDALAPLISSVFAGAGDQPPFDADYSNRDNGLIYTANTPKSPGAKESSRMDFTHEDRADPVKLNVILWRDAMGDRPVPWMVLHPHNGHRDDDDGGE, from the coding sequence ATGAAAAAGGACCTGCTGCTGCTTCTGTTGTGTGGCGCCTGTGCGGCGCAAACGATTCCTCTGCCCACCAGCAAGAAACTGATGGAACCTGTGCCGGGTTCGCCGCAACGGCTGAACAGTCTGCCGATGATGATGGCCTGGTCACCGGACCATCGCCATCTGGCCATGGTGAATGCAGGTTATGGGACGGTCGAGTCCAGCTATGCGCAGTCGATTGCAGTGCTCGACACGGAGACGCAGAAGCTGGCGGATTTTCCGCAGGAGCAGACGGCCCCCGGATCGGCGCAGACGCTTTACAACGGGCTGGCCTTTAGTCTGGACGGAAGCCATCTGTACGCGAGCCTGGACTCGCTGGCCCAACCGGAGAGCGGCAATGTGATTGCGGTCTACCGCTATGACGGAACAACGCTCCAGTTTGAGCGGAACATCACGGTGCCGCTGCAGAAGCTGGCCGCCGGCCACGTGCAAAATCCGCTGGGCGGGAACGTACCGGCTGGCATGGCGATCCCGGTGCCGACGGGGCTGGCGGTGGTGAAGGGGCAGTCCGGCGGGGAAGAGGTCCTTGTGGCCGATGAATTCTCCGATGATGTGCTGCTGATGGATGCGGCCTCAGGGAAGGTCCTGGAGCGGTTTGATTTTGCCGACCATGCGATGGTGCCCTCGGAGTATCCGATTACGGTGATTGCCAGTCGGGACAGCCGCCGGGCCTTTGTTGCGCTATGGAACGGATCAGCGGTAGCGGAGCTGGACCTGCATCAAGGAAAGATCGTGCAAAAGCTCGCGCTGCTGCCGCCAGACAAGGCGACGTCGCCGGGGTCGCATCCGGCTGCGCTGGTGCTCTCTCCGGATGAGAAGGTGCTGTATGTGGCGCTGGCCAATCGGGACGCGGTGGCCGCGGTCCGGCTCCATGGAGAGAAGATGCAGCTTGCCGGGATGTACAACACGCAACTGCCGGGGCAGCGGTATTTCGGGGCGATTCCGGAGGCGCTGGCGCTCTCAGAGGACGGCAGGACGCTGTATGTTGCGAATGGGGGTTCGGATGCGGTTGCAGTGTTTGCCACCAGCGAGCTGAAGCCGGGCGCGATGACGGAGGCCAAGGGCTTTCTGCCCACAGAGTGGTTCCCGACAGCACTGGCGGTGAAAGGCGGTCACCTCTATGTTGCCGCGGGAAAGGGACGGGGCACGGCTGCAAATGTTGCTCCGCAGCCTCTACCGGAGCGAACATGGGGGCAAACGCGGAGGGTGCGTCGTCCGCATACCTACATTGCGACGATGTTGCACGGGTCTCTGGCAGATGTGGACCTGGAGCAGGCACAAAGGGAGCTGCCCCGGCTCACGTCTGAGGTGCTGGCCAGCAACATGATGGAGGCAGCGTCGCAGCACCTGCAATTCGCCGGTGGAACCAACCCCATCCACCATGTGATTTACATCATCAAAGAAAACCGCACCTACGACCAGATTTTTGGCGATCTGGGGGTGGGAAACGGCGACCCTTCGCTGACGATGTATGGTAAGAGCATCACGCCCAATCTGCACAAGCTGGCGTTGCAGTTTGGTGTGCTGGACAACTTCTACGATTCGGGCGAGGTTTCCGGAGACGGCCACGTGTGGTCGAATGCGGCCATCAGCAGCGACTACACCGAAAAGACATGGCAACAGGCGTATCGCGGCAGTGCGCGAGTATACGACTTTGAGGGCATTGTCGAGAAAGGCAATCCGTACCGGGAAGGGATTCCGGACGTGAATGAGCCAGCCAGCAGCTACATCTGGACGGACCTGGCAAAACACGGCAAGACGCTCTACCACTTTGGGGAGTACATTGCGACGACCTTCTGCCAGGAGGAGACGGAGCAAGCCAGGGAGAAGTCTCCGCTGGCGGGAACGCCGGAGCCGGCACCGGAGCAGTGTGCTGCTCCCGTCATTCATCCGGGCCAGCCGATTCCGGCAAATTATGGCGGGGGAGTGAGCCGGTATCCATGGGACATTCCGCTGATTGCAAAAAATGTGGCCACCAAGCCGGAGCTGGAAGGGCATTTCGATCCGCAGTATCCGGACTTTGAGCTGGCCTTTCCGGACCAGCTTCGCGTTGAAGAGTTCCTGACGCACTTTCGCCGGTGGGTTGCAGAGCGCAAGCAGGGACAGGACACGATGCCGGACTTTGTGATGCTGCGGCTGCCCAATGACCACACGGCGGGGACGCGCCCGGGGATGCCGACTCCGCGGGCCTCGATTGCAGACAATGATCTGGCGGTGGGCCGGGCGGTGGAGGCGGTTTCGCACAGCCCCTACTGGGACGACACGGCGTTTTTCATCCTGGAGGACGATGCGCAGGACGGGGCCGACCATGTGGATGCGCACCGCAGTACGGCGCTGATTATCAGCAAATACGCACCGCGTCATGCGCAGCCCCTGGTGGACTCAAACTTCTACACGACGGTGAGCTTTCTGCGCACGATGGAGGACCTGCTGGGGATTCCGCCAATGAACAACAATGACGCGCTGGCGCCGCTCATCTCTTCTGTGTTTGCCGGAGCCGGGGACCAGCCGCCCTTTGACGCGGACTATTCGAACCGCGACAACGGGCTGATTTATACGGCCAACACGCCAAAGTCGCCGGGAGCAAAGGAATCAAGCCGGATGGACTTTACCCATGAAGACCGCGCCGATCCGGTGAAGCTGAATGTGATTCTCTGGCGGGACGCCATGGGCGACAGGCCGGTCCCCTGGATGGTGCTGCATCCGCACAACGGGCACAGAGACGATGATGATGGTGGGGAATGA
- a CDS encoding aminopeptidase P N-terminal domain-containing protein, with protein MKLSRPILAVLCVVLCWSAAGSALDRSSGADYHARRAALAGKLNGGVAVLFAGEEPLLDFMPYRQDSDFYYLTGWNEPGAALLIEAPAAAQGTRPARAYREVMFLPTRNLRMELFTGRKLDAASPDAPRLTGVDEVRPMSDLAVILNQIAAGDRTMMYRVWSEPETEQAKSLLAWTAATLGMEHAPPMKDVRGAVAELRAVKDADELMLLRKAADASVQAQLAMMKAVHPGQRERTVAGIILEKLMENGCERPSYAPIVGSGEKSTELHYAENSQTMQAGDVVVVDAAGEYSMYASDITRTLPVNGHFSARQREIYDIVLGAQRAAMEAFVAGKSRINDPQHKYPDSLDTIAWNYMNAHGKDLHGDPLGKYFIHGIGHSVGIDVHDPYDYSQPIQKGMVFTIEPGIYIPEEKLGVRIEDVFYVKQDGTLECLTCALPKEAEAVEKEMRSR; from the coding sequence ATGAAGCTATCTCGCCCCATACTGGCCGTTCTGTGTGTTGTTCTTTGCTGGAGCGCCGCAGGAAGCGCTCTTGATCGTTCCTCAGGTGCGGACTATCACGCGCGCCGTGCTGCTCTGGCAGGCAAACTGAATGGCGGAGTGGCCGTGCTGTTTGCCGGGGAAGAACCGCTGCTGGATTTCATGCCGTATCGGCAGGATTCGGACTTCTACTATCTGACCGGATGGAACGAGCCGGGCGCCGCACTGTTGATTGAGGCCCCGGCAGCGGCGCAGGGAACACGGCCTGCGCGTGCTTACCGCGAAGTGATGTTTTTGCCCACGCGCAATCTGCGCATGGAGCTGTTTACGGGCAGAAAGCTGGATGCGGCCTCTCCAGATGCTCCGCGGCTGACAGGGGTGGATGAGGTAAGGCCGATGAGCGACCTTGCGGTGATCCTGAACCAGATTGCGGCGGGGGACCGAACGATGATGTATCGCGTTTGGTCTGAGCCGGAGACGGAGCAGGCAAAATCGCTGCTGGCCTGGACGGCAGCCACGCTGGGGATGGAACATGCTCCTCCGATGAAGGACGTGCGCGGAGCGGTGGCGGAGCTGCGGGCGGTCAAAGATGCCGATGAGCTGATGCTGCTCCGGAAGGCCGCTGATGCTTCTGTACAGGCGCAGCTGGCGATGATGAAGGCCGTGCATCCGGGCCAGAGAGAACGTACCGTGGCCGGCATCATCCTCGAAAAGCTCATGGAGAACGGATGTGAACGGCCCTCCTATGCGCCGATTGTGGGATCAGGGGAGAAATCGACGGAGCTGCACTACGCTGAAAACAGCCAGACGATGCAGGCGGGTGATGTGGTGGTGGTGGATGCAGCCGGCGAGTATTCCATGTATGCCTCAGACATTACGCGCACGCTGCCAGTCAACGGACACTTCAGCGCGCGGCAGCGTGAGATTTACGACATTGTGCTGGGGGCGCAGAGGGCAGCGATGGAGGCCTTTGTGGCCGGGAAATCCCGCATCAATGATCCGCAGCACAAATATCCGGACTCACTCGATACGATTGCGTGGAACTACATGAATGCCCATGGCAAGGACCTGCACGGCGACCCGTTGGGCAAGTACTTTATCCACGGTATCGGACATTCGGTAGGGATTGACGTGCATGATCCCTATGACTACTCGCAGCCCATCCAGAAAGGGATGGTCTTTACCATCGAGCCGGGGATTTACATTCCAGAAGAAAAGCTGGGGGTGCGGATTGAAGATGTGTTCTATGTAAAGCAGGACGGCACGCTGGAGTGCCTGACCTGCGCGCTTCCTAAAGAGGCCGAGGCGGTAGAAAAGGAAATGCGCAGCCGATGA
- the queC gene encoding 7-cyano-7-deazaguanine synthase QueC, giving the protein MSAARSKAVVSLSGGMDSCVCAALAARDFDAYAIHFSYGQRTEARELKAAQAVAAQLGFRDFLHLKTDLFRRIGGSALTDAGIGVPEAPEDGQIGAEIPVTYVPFRNAHFLSAAVSWAEVLGAQRIYIGAVEQDSSGYPDCRPAYYEAFQQLVRRGTKEGDIEIVTPLIHLRKKEIVRIGLELGAPLHLTWSCYSGEETACGVCESCVLRLRAFEEAGAQDRIPYAVRRRGTGRE; this is encoded by the coding sequence ATGTCCGCTGCCCGTTCCAAAGCTGTCGTGAGCCTCTCCGGAGGCATGGATTCGTGTGTCTGCGCTGCTTTGGCCGCGCGAGATTTTGACGCTTATGCGATCCACTTCAGCTATGGACAGCGCACCGAAGCCAGGGAGCTCAAGGCGGCCCAAGCGGTGGCGGCGCAACTGGGGTTCCGGGATTTTCTGCATCTGAAGACAGACCTTTTCCGGAGGATTGGAGGATCGGCACTGACTGACGCCGGGATCGGGGTGCCGGAGGCCCCGGAAGATGGGCAGATTGGCGCGGAAATTCCGGTGACCTATGTGCCTTTCCGCAATGCGCATTTTCTTTCCGCGGCGGTGAGCTGGGCCGAAGTGCTGGGGGCGCAGAGGATCTATATTGGCGCCGTCGAGCAGGACAGCTCCGGGTATCCGGATTGCCGTCCGGCCTATTATGAGGCCTTTCAGCAACTTGTGCGCAGGGGGACCAAAGAGGGAGACATCGAAATTGTGACTCCGCTCATCCATCTCCGCAAGAAGGAGATTGTGCGGATCGGTCTTGAACTTGGTGCGCCGCTCCATTTAACGTGGTCATGCTATTCAGGCGAAGAGACCGCCTGCGGTGTATGTGAAAGCTGTGTGCTGCGGCTGCGCGCTTTTGAAGAGGCCGGAGCGCAGGACCGCATTCCCTACGCTGTGCGCCGGAGAGGG